In Gymnogyps californianus isolate 813 chromosome 1, ASM1813914v2, whole genome shotgun sequence, the following are encoded in one genomic region:
- the ALG5 gene encoding dolichyl-phosphate beta-glucosyltransferase isoform X1 has translation MMLTVVRICMIAHVTARKMPTLHRHEEEKFFINAEGRKESVPSIHDPPTKELSVVVPSYNEEDRLPLMMDEALDYLEKRQKRDPSFTYEVIVVDDGSKDQTTKVAMKYCKKYGSDKVRVLSLVKNRGKGGAVRMGVFSSRGKKILMADADGATKFADIEKVEEGLKNLQPWPNQMAISCGSRAHLEKDSIAKRSYFRTLLMYGFHFLVWFLCVKEIRDTQCGFKLLTREAALRTFSTLHIERWAFDVELLYIAQRLRIPIAEVAVNWTEIEGSKLVPFWSWLQMGRDLLFIRLRYMTGAWQLETRKCN, from the exons ATGATGCTGACAGTGGTCAGA ATTTGTATGATTGCTCATGTAACTGCCAGAAAAATGCCAACCCTTCACCGacatgaagaagagaaattctTCATAAATGCTGAAGGCAGGAAAGAATCTGTACCAAGTATACATGATCCCCCTACAAAGGAACTCTCTGTTGTTGTGCCTTCATACAATGAGGAAGACCGGT TACCTCTTATGATGGATGAAGCTTTGGATTATCTAGAAAAAAGAcag aaacgAGATCCTTCATTCACTTATGAAGTAATAGTCGTCGATGATGGTAGTAAAGATCAAACTACAAag GTTGCAATGAAGTACTGCAAGAAATATGGAAGCGACAAAGTGCGAGTGCTTTCTTTGGTAAAAAATCgagggaaaggaggagcagTCAGGATG GGTGTCTTTAGTTctcgggggaaaaaaattcttatggCTGATGCAGATGGAGCTACAAAATTTGCAGATATTGAAAAAGTAGAAGAAGGTCTAAAAAATCTTCAGCCGTGGCCT AACCAGATGGCTATTTCCTGTGGTTCTCGAGCTCATCTGGAGAAGGACTCAATAGCAAAG CGCTCTTACTTTCGAACTCTTCTTATGTATGGGTTCCACTTCCTTGTATGGTTTCTCTGTGTCAAAGAGATCAGGGACACGCAGTGCGGATTTAAACTTTTAACCAGAGAAGCTGCCTTGCGGACCTTCTCAACTCTCCACATAGAACGCTg GGCGTTTGATGTGGAACTTCTTTATATAGCTCAGCGCTTGAGAATACCTATAGCAGAAGTTGCTGTCAACTGGACTGAAATTGAAG GTTCTAAGTTAGTTCCCttttggagctggctgcagaTGGGCAGGGATCTTCTTTTTATACGACTGCGATATATGACTGGTGCCTGGCAGcttgaaacaagaaaatgtaattag
- the ALG5 gene encoding dolichyl-phosphate beta-glucosyltransferase isoform X2: MIPLQRNSLLLCLHTMRKTVPLMMDEALDYLEKRQKRDPSFTYEVIVVDDGSKDQTTKVAMKYCKKYGSDKVRVLSLVKNRGKGGAVRMGVFSSRGKKILMADADGATKFADIEKVEEGLKNLQPWPNQMAISCGSRAHLEKDSIAKRSYFRTLLMYGFHFLVWFLCVKEIRDTQCGFKLLTREAALRTFSTLHIERWAFDVELLYIAQRLRIPIAEVAVNWTEIEGSKLVPFWSWLQMGRDLLFIRLRYMTGAWQLETRKCN; this comes from the exons ATGATCCCCCTACAAAGGAACTCTCTGTTGTTGTGCCTTCATACAATGAGGAAGACCG TACCTCTTATGATGGATGAAGCTTTGGATTATCTAGAAAAAAGAcag aaacgAGATCCTTCATTCACTTATGAAGTAATAGTCGTCGATGATGGTAGTAAAGATCAAACTACAAag GTTGCAATGAAGTACTGCAAGAAATATGGAAGCGACAAAGTGCGAGTGCTTTCTTTGGTAAAAAATCgagggaaaggaggagcagTCAGGATG GGTGTCTTTAGTTctcgggggaaaaaaattcttatggCTGATGCAGATGGAGCTACAAAATTTGCAGATATTGAAAAAGTAGAAGAAGGTCTAAAAAATCTTCAGCCGTGGCCT AACCAGATGGCTATTTCCTGTGGTTCTCGAGCTCATCTGGAGAAGGACTCAATAGCAAAG CGCTCTTACTTTCGAACTCTTCTTATGTATGGGTTCCACTTCCTTGTATGGTTTCTCTGTGTCAAAGAGATCAGGGACACGCAGTGCGGATTTAAACTTTTAACCAGAGAAGCTGCCTTGCGGACCTTCTCAACTCTCCACATAGAACGCTg GGCGTTTGATGTGGAACTTCTTTATATAGCTCAGCGCTTGAGAATACCTATAGCAGAAGTTGCTGTCAACTGGACTGAAATTGAAG GTTCTAAGTTAGTTCCCttttggagctggctgcagaTGGGCAGGGATCTTCTTTTTATACGACTGCGATATATGACTGGTGCCTGGCAGcttgaaacaagaaaatgtaattag